The following are encoded in a window of bacterium genomic DNA:
- a CDS encoding FHA domain-containing protein — MPKFTIKNRKTGTSQSVHVKKDQILIGRRGKNDISLDSETISRKHAEIIRMNNDFYLVDLESGNGTLLNNKALKPHEKNLLTDKDNIRVEEFDISFEITEEDQGIFEDQTDSGIIEIKMIKKVLSALDVEALPRLEGISPETKGRKVTLTDDIPELAIGRDPTCQFSIDSNVISRKHAVLSRKWGGITLTDNNSKNGTYVNNRKVNEATLKDGDTITLGTIKFLFRNPQDIDMEALTRDYENKAKLEAEKLRPVEEEKPQPKKEEPKKEEQISPAAKMSVEDKKEEPKPDAKPETKPEPEVKAEEPKKEETPKSEEKSGEPETPEAPKPTGPKLKFDTLEIVLMAAGGIILVAALGLILYLL; from the coding sequence ATGCCAAAATTTACCATTAAAAACCGCAAAACAGGCACCTCGCAAAGTGTTCATGTAAAAAAAGACCAAATTTTAATTGGTCGTCGTGGTAAAAACGATATTTCGCTTGATAGCGAAACCATCTCGCGCAAGCACGCCGAAATTATTCGCATGAATAACGATTTTTATTTGGTTGATTTAGAGAGCGGTAACGGCACCCTGCTTAATAACAAAGCTTTAAAACCACACGAAAAAAATTTACTGACCGATAAAGACAATATCCGTGTAGAGGAATTTGATATTAGTTTTGAAATTACCGAGGAAGACCAGGGAATTTTTGAAGATCAAACCGATTCGGGTATTATTGAAATTAAGATGATTAAAAAAGTGCTGTCGGCGCTTGATGTAGAAGCCCTGCCACGTCTAGAAGGGATTTCTCCCGAAACAAAAGGCCGCAAAGTAACATTAACAGACGACATCCCAGAATTAGCTATTGGCCGTGACCCTACCTGCCAGTTTTCAATTGATTCCAACGTGATTAGCCGTAAACACGCCGTTTTAAGCCGCAAATGGGGCGGCATTACTCTTACCGACAACAATAGCAAAAACGGAACTTATGTTAATAACCGCAAGGTTAATGAAGCCACGTTAAAAGATGGCGATACCATTACGCTAGGAACCATCAAATTTTTGTTTCGTAACCCTCAAGATATTGACATGGAAGCTTTAACGCGTGATTACGAAAACAAAGCCAAGCTAGAAGCTGAAAAATTAAGACCTGTAGAAGAAGAAAAGCCTCAACCAAAAAAAGAAGAACCCAAAAAAGAAGAACAGATTTCGCCAGCTGCTAAAATGAGCGTTGAAGATAAAAAGGAAGAACCTAAACCGGACGCCAAACCCGAAACAAAACCCGAACCAGAAGTTAAAGCTGAAGAACCTAAAAAAGAAGAAACACCAAAAAGTGAAGAAAAATCGGGCGAGCCCGAAACACCAGAAGCACCCAAACCCACCGGCCCCAAATTAAAATTTGATACGCTAGAGATTGTTCTCATGGCTGCTGGGGGAATTATTTTGGTAGCAGCTTTAGGGTTAATTCTTTATTTATTATAA
- a CDS encoding alpha/beta hydrolase: protein MAVTKHKTHSKMAKLSELIQTEEGYATSFDGTKIWYRSVGSGHPIVCCNGLGCSTFYFHYIENYFKRHYRVITFDYRGHGKSENPAKKENHTIESLVADLKCVFDALGVKKATLVGHSMGVQILFEFYSRYKQYCDALIPCFGTFAKPIDTFMDFPASKYVFEVIYHFNHTFPKIAKLLGRLMMKNPLWFQVGGALNVMKPYLVDKKIMEQYIDHIINVDPVFLSSLTKSLQHHDAEDSLKKITVPTLIMGAEDDNFTPLWVSKKMHHLIPRSELFIVKKGSHVALVEQPELINLRIEKFLEERLGKKSSPRRQKINQIVKKRITQAIKKNKK from the coding sequence ATGGCCGTTACTAAACACAAAACTCATTCTAAAATGGCCAAACTTTCGGAACTCATTCAAACCGAAGAAGGCTACGCCACAAGCTTTGATGGCACTAAAATTTGGTACCGTTCTGTAGGCAGCGGGCATCCCATTGTTTGTTGCAACGGTTTGGGCTGCTCCACTTTTTATTTTCACTACATCGAAAATTATTTTAAGCGTCACTATCGTGTTATCACCTTCGATTATCGTGGACACGGGAAATCGGAAAACCCGGCTAAAAAAGAAAATCATACTATTGAAAGCTTAGTGGCCGATTTAAAATGCGTGTTTGATGCCCTGGGGGTTAAAAAAGCAACACTCGTAGGCCACAGCATGGGCGTTCAAATTTTATTTGAGTTTTACTCACGCTACAAACAATATTGCGACGCTTTAATTCCTTGTTTTGGGACCTTTGCTAAACCCATTGATACTTTCATGGATTTTCCGGCTTCCAAATATGTGTTTGAAGTTATTTACCACTTTAACCACACATTTCCAAAAATTGCCAAACTGTTGGGCCGGCTTATGATGAAAAACCCGCTTTGGTTTCAGGTGGGTGGCGCTCTTAATGTGATGAAACCTTATTTGGTAGATAAAAAAATAATGGAGCAATACATCGATCACATTATTAATGTTGATCCGGTTTTTTTATCAAGCTTAACCAAAAGTTTACAACATCACGATGCCGAAGACAGCCTTAAAAAAATAACAGTGCCAACACTTATTATGGGTGCCGAAGACGATAATTTTACACCGTTGTGGGTTTCTAAAAAAATGCACCATCTTATTCCCCGATCGGAACTTTTTATTGTTAAAAAAGGGAGCCACGTAGCCCTTGTAGAACAACCCGAACTCATCAATTTGCGCATTGAAAAATTTTTGGAAGAACGTTTAGGCAAAAAATCATCCCCCAGGCGTCAAAAAATTAACCAAATCGTCAAAAAACGCATCACTCAGGCTATAAAAAAAAATAAGAAATAA
- the atpE gene encoding ATP synthase F0 subunit C, whose translation MKKLLSILSLIVAQFGIVGLAMAEETAKAASSDSAGLIAIGAAISMGLGALGGALGQGKAASAALEGIARNPGAQSKVQTPMILGLALIESLVLLSFVIAFMLVGKL comes from the coding sequence ATGAAAAAACTGCTCAGCATTTTGAGTTTAATTGTAGCTCAGTTTGGCATTGTTGGCTTGGCTATGGCCGAAGAAACCGCTAAAGCCGCTTCTAGCGACAGCGCCGGTTTAATTGCTATTGGCGCCGCCATTTCTATGGGCTTAGGTGCTTTAGGTGGCGCTTTAGGCCAAGGCAAAGCTGCTTCGGCTGCTTTGGAAGGTATTGCTCGTAATCCTGGTGCACAATCGAAAGTACAAACTCCCATGATCTTGGGTTTGGCTCTTATCGAATCTCTCGTGCTCCTCTCTTTCGTTATTGCCTTCATGTTAGTAGGCAAGCTGTAA
- a CDS encoding type II toxin-antitoxin system VapC family toxin has translation MVIDTSALLSVLFNEPTASWVLEQLDLHKGQWRMSTVNLAEVFILVKKYQPQLYKTIETNVLSKPIRYVPPQIKHVQVVAVARDKYPINLGDCFAYALAMDEGCPLLTLDKDFKKTDVQVLIPR, from the coding sequence ATGGTTATTGATACCTCGGCTCTTTTATCTGTTTTATTTAACGAACCTACGGCTTCCTGGGTTTTAGAACAACTGGATCTTCACAAGGGGCAATGGAGAATGAGTACGGTTAATTTGGCCGAGGTATTTATTCTTGTTAAAAAATACCAACCCCAACTTTATAAAACAATTGAGACCAATGTTCTTTCAAAACCAATACGGTATGTTCCTCCTCAAATAAAACATGTGCAAGTGGTGGCTGTGGCTCGCGATAAATATCCCATCAATCTCGGCGATTGCTTTGCCTATGCGCTGGCGATGGATGAAGGCTGCCCCCTCTTAACCCTCGATAAAGATTTTAAAAAAACCGATGTTCAGGTGCTGATTCCTCGGTAA
- a CDS encoding EscU/YscU/HrcU family type III secretion system export apparatus switch protein — translation MADDSSQEKTEDATPKRLREARDKGQVPKSKDVSQVAVLVLCFIAMAASMSYMAGEFKRYFELCFKSIGQNEITWAVVYELGKLGTFTMIKTLLPILLTGVVVGYLAGLLQVGAIFTGDPLTPKPERLNPIEGLKNMFKVTVLIELVKNIAKIAVVFYLAYTSIYKALDAVIQSSRVDMMISAGITSDIITEFLVKVFICFIVISGLDYALQRWDFMKNMRMSKDEVKREYKQDEGDPAVKGERKRLHREMAFGDAKQAVKKADVVVTNPTHVACALQYDKAEMASPTLTMKGQRKFAEWMIEIAEAEGVPVIRNIPLAWSLLHLEIGEEIPEELYEAVAEVLTLVYEMKNEEKPKDPQNAIFV, via the coding sequence ATGGCCGACGATTCATCCCAAGAGAAAACCGAAGACGCGACCCCCAAACGCTTAAGGGAAGCCCGCGACAAAGGGCAGGTGCCTAAAAGTAAGGATGTAAGCCAGGTGGCAGTTTTAGTGTTATGCTTTATTGCCATGGCTGCCTCTATGAGTTACATGGCGGGCGAATTTAAAAGGTATTTTGAACTCTGCTTTAAATCCATCGGACAAAATGAAATAACGTGGGCTGTGGTGTACGAGCTTGGAAAACTGGGAACGTTTACCATGATTAAAACCCTGTTGCCTATTTTACTTACCGGGGTGGTGGTGGGTTATTTGGCAGGGCTTTTACAAGTGGGGGCTATTTTTACGGGTGATCCGTTAACGCCCAAGCCTGAACGCCTAAACCCTATTGAAGGCTTAAAAAACATGTTTAAGGTAACGGTGCTTATTGAGCTTGTTAAAAATATCGCCAAAATTGCCGTGGTTTTTTATTTGGCCTACACCTCTATTTATAAGGCACTGGATGCCGTTATTCAGTCATCGCGCGTTGATATGATGATTTCGGCTGGTATTACGAGTGATATTATTACCGAATTTTTAGTAAAAGTGTTTATCTGCTTTATTGTGATTTCGGGTTTAGATTATGCGTTGCAGCGTTGGGATTTTATGAAAAATATGCGCATGTCTAAAGATGAAGTGAAGCGCGAGTATAAGCAAGACGAAGGTGATCCGGCGGTAAAAGGTGAGCGTAAAAGACTTCATCGCGAGATGGCTTTTGGAGATGCCAAACAAGCGGTAAAAAAAGCAGATGTAGTGGTTACTAACCCTACCCATGTTGCCTGTGCGTTGCAATACGATAAAGCTGAAATGGCTTCTCCTACGCTCACCATGAAGGGTCAGCGTAAATTTGCGGAGTGGATGATTGAAATTGCCGAAGCTGAAGGCGTGCCGGTTATTCGCAATATTCCGCTAGCGTGGTCGCTTTTACATTTGGAAATTGGCGAGGAAATTCCGGAAGAGCTTTACGAAGCTGTTGCCGAAGTACTGACTCTGGTTTACGAAATGAAAAATGAAGAGAAACCTAAAGATCCTCAGAATGCTATTTTTGTTTGA
- a CDS encoding tetratricopeptide repeat protein, producing the protein MKKIFFVLLLISSLPLHAADDSEYKKLTKQFEDLTDKGKFDSALTIALSALDNAIKIFPATDENLAKAYNNVAELERHLGKYPEAEAHYIKALELEKTRPGATKENIAVRYNNLALNYLDIEDTAKAKINLTEAQNLLTGVSTDSEILARVHANLADVARLEGNASEAETQYAQAISVLSKKENDNALFLAQVYNNQGLLFKNLRRFDEATIALNKGIALYIKKEGDKSADVYLSQINLASVYKVQGKYKEAEPIYQKALAGLEKVLGPSHPQIPRVLNNFSGLYFLQGQFGLAEGLVKRALAIAEQNYGLINHPDIMTSLKNLELIYVETGNVPAIDKIHEKMNLVRYGPAEGQTLPPKPTITKDMET; encoded by the coding sequence ATGAAGAAGATTTTTTTTGTTTTACTTCTTATTTCATCCCTTCCGCTTCATGCCGCGGATGATTCCGAATATAAAAAACTCACCAAACAATTTGAAGATTTAACCGATAAAGGCAAATTTGACAGCGCACTCACCATAGCTCTTAGCGCTCTAGACAATGCTATTAAAATTTTTCCGGCTACCGATGAAAACTTGGCAAAAGCCTATAACAATGTAGCCGAACTGGAACGTCATTTGGGAAAATACCCCGAGGCCGAAGCTCATTATATAAAGGCCTTAGAGCTTGAAAAAACACGCCCCGGCGCCACTAAAGAAAATATTGCGGTGCGCTACAACAATTTAGCTCTTAATTATTTGGATATTGAAGACACCGCAAAGGCCAAAATCAATTTAACCGAAGCACAAAACTTATTAACCGGCGTAAGTACCGACAGCGAAATTTTAGCCCGTGTGCATGCTAATTTGGCCGATGTAGCGCGCTTAGAGGGCAATGCCAGCGAAGCCGAAACACAATATGCACAGGCCATCAGTGTGTTATCTAAAAAAGAAAACGACAACGCTCTCTTTTTAGCCCAGGTTTATAACAATCAGGGACTTCTTTTTAAAAATTTGCGACGCTTCGACGAAGCTACTATTGCCCTTAATAAAGGAATTGCCCTTTATATTAAAAAAGAAGGCGACAAAAGCGCCGATGTTTATTTAAGCCAGATCAATTTAGCGTCTGTCTATAAAGTTCAGGGGAAATATAAAGAGGCCGAACCCATTTATCAAAAAGCACTGGCCGGTTTGGAAAAAGTTTTAGGTCCATCACACCCACAAATACCGCGAGTGCTCAATAATTTTTCGGGGCTCTACTTTTTGCAGGGCCAATTTGGCTTAGCCGAGGGCTTGGTAAAAAGAGCCTTGGCCATTGCCGAACAAAATTATGGACTCATCAATCATCCCGATATCATGACCTCACTTAAAAATTTAGAGCTTATTTATGTGGAAACGGGTAACGTGCCTGCTATCGACAAAATACACGAAAAAATGAATCTTGTGCGTTATGGCCCTGCCGAGGGACAAACACTTCCTCCTAAACCCACAATAACAAAGGATATGGAAACTTAA
- a CDS encoding tetratricopeptide repeat protein: MKFIFLSLMLLATPALAKDKASKPAERAIYHNNQCVTAMHDGNNERAIFECKTATEVSPSYVEAWNNLGLAYKFKGQMELATQALQKAISLDSKYASPYNHLGTIYYSLGRFDDAISEFKKAIKYNKQFSDAFYNMGLTYVAMGPKDPEKRKLAINALIQATTFNAEHPYAHHELAKLFQENGDTEKAIIRYKLALEINPQLNEAWVNLANLYTKTGETLKAQQALSHAMSNEPDSPEAHLNMGVSFLKEKNYAMALNEFDKVVAKMPANEKAYFNAGFAHYNLALMAKNNGNGGEANSHFAEAVKAYMSALKLKPNFTDAAFSVGYTYQSDGKTDEALKWYQKTLELDANHARTLFTLGNLYQQTGDKTKAAQYLCTLSKLKTVDIPLDREKLKVQITQLGGCPK, encoded by the coding sequence ATGAAGTTTATCTTTCTATCTCTTATGTTACTGGCTACACCTGCTTTGGCCAAAGACAAGGCTTCTAAACCCGCAGAACGCGCCATATACCACAACAACCAGTGCGTTACCGCCATGCACGATGGCAATAATGAGCGCGCTATTTTTGAATGTAAAACAGCAACCGAGGTGTCGCCTAGCTATGTAGAGGCCTGGAACAACTTGGGGCTAGCCTATAAATTTAAAGGTCAAATGGAGCTTGCTACACAAGCGCTGCAAAAAGCCATTAGTCTCGATTCTAAATACGCTTCTCCCTATAATCATTTGGGAACCATCTATTATAGCTTGGGCCGTTTTGATGATGCCATTAGCGAATTTAAAAAGGCCATCAAATATAACAAACAGTTTAGCGATGCTTTTTATAACATGGGACTTACTTATGTGGCCATGGGCCCAAAGGATCCAGAAAAAAGAAAACTAGCTATTAACGCACTCATTCAGGCCACCACCTTTAATGCCGAACATCCTTATGCGCATCATGAACTGGCAAAGTTGTTTCAAGAAAATGGCGATACCGAAAAAGCCATTATTCGCTATAAACTTGCGTTAGAAATAAATCCCCAATTAAACGAAGCCTGGGTAAATTTGGCCAATTTATATACAAAAACAGGTGAAACCTTAAAGGCACAACAAGCTCTCTCGCATGCCATGTCAAACGAGCCCGATTCACCAGAAGCTCATCTCAATATGGGCGTGAGTTTTTTAAAGGAAAAAAATTACGCGATGGCGCTTAACGAATTTGACAAAGTAGTGGCCAAAATGCCCGCCAACGAGAAAGCCTATTTTAACGCCGGCTTTGCCCATTATAACTTGGCACTCATGGCCAAAAATAACGGGAATGGAGGCGAAGCCAATAGCCATTTTGCCGAAGCGGTTAAAGCCTATATGTCGGCCCTTAAATTAAAACCCAATTTTACCGATGCCGCATTTAGTGTAGGCTATACCTACCAAAGCGATGGCAAAACCGATGAAGCACTTAAATGGTATCAAAAAACATTGGAGCTTGATGCAAACCATGCGCGTACTCTTTTTACCTTGGGCAACTTGTACCAACAAACCGGCGATAAAACCAAGGCCGCACAATACTTGTGTACTTTATCTAAACTAAAAACCGTAGATATTCCTCTGGACAGAGAGAAACTCAAAGTGCAAATAACACAATTAGGCGGATGCCCTAAATAA
- a CDS encoding AtpZ/AtpI family protein has protein sequence MRLPHGNPASTLDKEPNDQQENQSFYKAFAIYGAVGFQLVLSIVAGLWLGGLADTHFNTKPWIAIAGIVTGAVVGFYNLVRLLNRYSNNE, from the coding sequence ATGCGCCTTCCGCATGGTAATCCCGCCTCCACTTTGGATAAAGAACCAAACGATCAACAGGAGAACCAAAGCTTTTATAAAGCTTTCGCCATTTACGGTGCGGTTGGGTTTCAGTTGGTTTTGTCCATTGTAGCCGGATTATGGCTGGGGGGCTTGGCCGATACTCATTTTAACACCAAACCCTGGATTGCCATTGCTGGTATTGTAACAGGAGCCGTCGTTGGTTTTTACAACCTGGTCAGATTGTTAAACCGCTACAGCAACAACGAATGA
- the atpB gene encoding F0F1 ATP synthase subunit A has translation MEHGLNLFATFLHIPHEYIHVFTGAFVGTLIIIAALIYRANLGTVEEELVPDGRLSLKNLFQSITQGVLELMESIIGHDAKYYFPIIGAVFVYVLFNNLLGAIPGFDPATGNVNTNYAVSIVVFVYYNYVGIREQGLVNYLKHFMGPVLWIAPLLFAIELVSHAVRPVTLAVRLYANLTGDHIVLGIFSGLVPLIVPIVFMAFGIFVALVQAFVFSLLSTIYIGLAVAHEEH, from the coding sequence ATGGAACACGGTCTTAATTTATTTGCCACCTTCTTGCATATCCCTCATGAATATATACACGTTTTTACCGGCGCCTTTGTAGGAACTCTTATTATAATTGCAGCCCTCATTTATCGTGCTAACTTAGGCACGGTAGAAGAAGAACTTGTTCCCGATGGCCGTTTATCTCTCAAAAACTTATTCCAATCTATCACTCAAGGAGTATTGGAATTGATGGAAAGCATTATTGGCCACGATGCAAAATATTATTTCCCTATAATTGGTGCAGTGTTTGTTTACGTACTGTTCAACAATTTATTAGGCGCTATCCCAGGTTTTGACCCTGCTACTGGTAATGTAAATACCAACTACGCCGTGTCTATTGTTGTTTTTGTTTATTACAACTATGTGGGCATACGTGAACAAGGTTTGGTCAATTACTTAAAACATTTTATGGGCCCAGTTTTATGGATTGCCCCTCTTTTATTTGCCATCGAATTAGTATCGCATGCTGTACGCCCCGTTACGTTGGCCGTTCGTTTGTATGCCAATTTAACCGGTGACCATATTGTTCTTGGAATTTTTTCGGGGCTTGTGCCCCTTATTGTCCCTATTGTTTTTATGGCCTTTGGAATTTTCGTAGCTTTGGTCCAGGCCTTTGTGTTTTCGCTTCTGTCTACCATTTATATTGGTTTGGCCGTAGCACACGAAGAACACTGA
- a CDS encoding DEAD/DEAH box helicase, whose amino-acid sequence MTQTDTPVDSKFTGLGIAPKVMELLNHLKFHTPTPIQEQSIPVGLEGKDIIGIAQTGTGKTLAFSIPLVQRLQQLPGRALVLVPTRELAIQVNDTMKLLAKPMGLTSVVLIGGESMNRQVDDLKRYKPRIIIATPGRLLDHMQEGTISLADIELLVLDEADRMLDMGFAPQVNRILKSVVRKKQTFVFSATMPEGIVNITKNFMSLPVRVEVARAGTTAEKVEQEIIMVDREGKMPILDDILKKHVGTVLIFSRTKHGAHRIKRILIQKGYSAAEIHADRSLGQRKEALEGFKTGKYRILVATDIAARGIDVSHIELVVNYDLPGNSEDYVHRIGRTGRAGRAGKAISFATPDEKRDIKDIERVIKQTLSITPMHREALSLQLPSTVGGNANAGMDKRKMILNDINRERLKPGRRRFSRR is encoded by the coding sequence ATGACACAAACAGATACTCCTGTGGATAGCAAATTTACAGGCTTGGGCATTGCCCCTAAAGTGATGGAGCTTTTAAACCATCTCAAATTTCATACTCCCACCCCCATTCAAGAACAATCCATCCCGGTAGGGCTGGAAGGAAAAGATATTATTGGAATAGCGCAAACCGGTACCGGTAAAACCTTGGCGTTTTCCATCCCGCTGGTGCAGCGTTTGCAACAGTTACCGGGACGCGCACTTGTATTGGTGCCCACACGCGAATTGGCTATTCAGGTAAACGATACCATGAAGTTACTTGCCAAACCCATGGGGCTTACCAGTGTGGTGCTTATTGGTGGTGAATCCATGAACCGCCAAGTGGACGATTTAAAACGATACAAACCGCGCATTATTATTGCCACTCCCGGACGCCTTTTAGACCACATGCAAGAAGGAACCATTTCGTTGGCCGATATTGAGCTTTTAGTTTTGGACGAAGCCGACCGTATGCTAGACATGGGTTTTGCTCCCCAAGTAAACCGCATTTTAAAAAGCGTGGTTCGTAAAAAACAAACTTTTGTATTTTCTGCCACCATGCCCGAGGGCATTGTCAATATTACCAAAAATTTTATGTCACTTCCGGTACGTGTAGAAGTAGCACGTGCTGGAACCACGGCCGAAAAAGTGGAACAAGAAATTATTATGGTGGATCGTGAAGGCAAAATGCCCATCTTAGATGATATCTTAAAAAAGCATGTGGGAACGGTACTTATTTTTTCGCGTACCAAACATGGCGCCCATCGCATTAAACGTATTCTTATTCAAAAGGGATACAGTGCCGCCGAAATTCATGCCGATCGCAGTTTGGGTCAGCGTAAAGAAGCCTTGGAAGGTTTTAAAACCGGCAAGTACCGTATACTTGTGGCTACCGATATTGCTGCTCGTGGTATTGATGTGAGCCACATTGAGTTGGTCGTAAACTACGATTTGCCCGGCAATTCCGAAGATTATGTGCATCGCATTGGCCGCACGGGACGTGCTGGACGCGCCGGAAAAGCCATCTCATTTGCCACGCCGGACGAAAAACGCGACATTAAAGATATTGAACGCGTGATTAAGCAGACTCTTTCTATAACACCCATGCACCGCGAAGCCTTGTCGCTTCAATTGCCTTCTACAGTAGGTGGCAATGCAAATGCCGGGATGGATAAACGGAAAATGATTTTAAACGATATTAATCGCGAACGTCTTAAACCGGGGCGTCGTCGTTTTTCACGGCGTTAG